The Candidatus Hydrogenedentota bacterium DNA window GGAAAATTATGGGATTTGAACAACTGATGCCTGCTGTTGCAGGAATGACATGGCAAGACCTGGTTATGATAACCATCGGACTTGTTCTCATCTATTTGGCCATTGCCAAGAATTATGAACCTACGCTGCTCTTGCCAATGGGATTCGGGGCAATTCTGGTGAACATTCCGCTATCTTCGGCCATCACGCAGATTGACCCCGCAACGGGAGAAGCGGTAGAGGGTGTTCTCAACGTCTTCTTCCAGGCAGGGATTGCAACGGAGATATTTCCCTTGCTGATTTTCATCGCTATCGGGGCCATGATCGATTTCTCTCCACTGTTCAGGAGCCCCTCGTTACTTTTGTTCGGAGCGGCAGCACAGTTTGGTATTTTCATGACCATGGTCCTGGCTTCTTTTCTCGGTTATGATTTGAGAGAAGCCGCCTCTATCGGTATTATCGGTGCGGCTGACGGTCCAACCTCCATCGTAGTTGCCTCCAGGTTTGCTCCCAACTTATTGGGACCTATTTCAGTTGCTGCCTATTCTTACATGGCGCTGGTTCCTATTATTCAACCGCCGGTCATCCGATTGCTGACATCAAAAAAAGAACGCTTGATAAGAATGTCGGGGACCGGACACGCCAATAAGAGGATCTCGAAAAAAGCGCTGATTGCTTTTCCCATAGTCGTTACGATTGTTGCCGGTATCATAGCGCCATCATCACTGGCTTTGATCGGATTTCTGATGTTTGGCAACCTGATCCGGGAGTGTGGGGTATTGAACAAATTGTCGCTCTCTGCTCAAAACGAATTGGCCAGTCTAGTCACCATACTGTTGGGAATTACCATTGCCAGCACCATGACTTCCGACCGCTTCGTCCGCGTTGACACATTACTTATCATTGCGCTGGGATTGTTTGCCTTCGTCTTCGACACGTTCGGTGGAGTAATTTTTGCGAAATTCCTCAACCTTTTCCGTAAGGAGGGTAACAAAATCAATCCCATGATCGGCGCCTGCGGCATTTCCGCATTCCCGATGTCGGCACGCGTTATTCACCAGATGGGACAGAAAGAAGATCCGTACAATTACCTGCTCATGCCAGCCATTAGTGCCAACGTGGGCGGACAAATCGGTTCGGTTGTTGCCGGAGGTATTATCCTGACATTGGTTCCATTATTCGCATAAAAACTACAGCAAATGACATCAACAATAGAAACTACTTTATTGATTGCCGGAATAGGCATAACGGGCATTTTTGTTTTTATGGCCATCTTTTACCTGTTGATCATCGGGCTCGATAAACTCTTGCCCTTTGAGGAGGTAAAGCCTGAGGAGTAAACCCGTGTACCGTTTTTCGCTATTTTCTCCTTACGTCCACGCCCCACATCAGTTTATCGCGAAGCGTCTCGTAAAAAGTATGC harbors:
- a CDS encoding sodium ion-translocating decarboxylase subunit beta, coding for MGFEQLMPAVAGMTWQDLVMITIGLVLIYLAIAKNYEPTLLLPMGFGAILVNIPLSSAITQIDPATGEAVEGVLNVFFQAGIATEIFPLLIFIAIGAMIDFSPLFRSPSLLLFGAAAQFGIFMTMVLASFLGYDLREAASIGIIGAADGPTSIVVASRFAPNLLGPISVAAYSYMALVPIIQPPVIRLLTSKKERLIRMSGTGHANKRISKKALIAFPIVVTIVAGIIAPSSLALIGFLMFGNLIRECGVLNKLSLSAQNELASLVTILLGITIASTMTSDRFVRVDTLLIIALGLFAFVFDTFGGVIFAKFLNLFRKEGNKINPMIGACGISAFPMSARVIHQMGQKEDPYNYLLMPAISANVGGQIGSVVAGGIILTLVPLFA